Within Mycobacteriales bacterium, the genomic segment GCGATGCGGCTGGAGCACCTCGGCCAGGAGGAGGAGGCCCGGGCCCGCTGGCTGGACGCCGAGAAGCAGCTGTCCGGGGCGCTGGCCGACCCGGAGATGGGGCTGTTGCCCGGCGCGCTGGTCCGGGCCAACCGGGCGCTGGTGCTGGCCCGCCTCGGCGACGCCCGCGGCGCCCGCCGGTCGCTGGAGCAGTCCCGGGACACTCCGGCCCGGCCGGTCACCTCGCTGCTGCGCCGGCGCCGGCTGCACGCGGAGTGCGTCGTACTGGTCGCCGAGGGCCGGCTGGAGGAGGCCCGGCACCTGCTCACCGCGTACTGGCAGGAGGCCTCGGGGCAGCGCACCCCGCCCTTCGCCGAGGACGGCGCGTTCCTGCTGGCCGCGGTGGCCGAGGAGGACGGGCGGCCGGCCGACGCGCTGCGCTGGTACCGCGAGGTGCACGAGCGCTACGGCCGGGCCCAGTACGAGGTGTGGGTCAGCCGGGCGGCCGCGGCCCGGCTGCGGGTCGACCAGGAGGCGCTGCTGCGCCGGGCCCAGCAGCTGGAGTACGACGCGCTGTCCGACCCGCTGACCGAGGTGCCGAACCGGCGGGCGTTCGACGCGAACCTGCCCCGGCTGGTCGGGGACGCGCAGGCGGCGGGGTCGCCGCTGACGCTGGCGATCCTGGACGTGGACCGCTTCAAGCGGGTCAACGACAGCCACGGCCACCTGGTCGGCGACGAGGTGCTGCGGACCGTGGCCCGGCTGCTGAAGGAGCACATCCGTACGGCCGACCGGTGCGCGCGCTACGGCGGGGACGAGTTCGTGCTCTGCCTGCCGGCCGGGACGCGGGAGGCGGC encodes:
- a CDS encoding GGDEF domain-containing protein translates to MLQARRDLRPERVTSARGLAGEGRIDDLRAAVAELRDDPELTADEGLELGMALAVALTNAEDFAAARAELDRVRPLLPEVSALAAAQFHTCVGISADGEGDEAIGSIVLALASVESVSEASRDLALVLRNCGMRLAMEQLFPLAVETTQRAVAVAAAAGLSPGAWQQAVGYAMLCWAMRLEHLGQEEEARARWLDAEKQLSGALADPEMGLLPGALVRANRALVLARLGDARGARRSLEQSRDTPARPVTSLLRRRRLHAECVVLVAEGRLEEARHLLTAYWQEASGQRTPPFAEDGAFLLAAVAEEDGRPADALRWYREVHERYGRAQYEVWVSRAAAARLRVDQEALLRRAQQLEYDALSDPLTEVPNRRAFDANLPRLVGDAQAAGSPLTLAILDVDRFKRVNDSHGHLVGDEVLRTVARLLKEHIRTADRCARYGGDEFVLCLPAGTREAAAAVARIVRAVATYDWAEVADGLSVTVTAGLAELGAADTASTLFWTADQSLLAAKRSRPPG